From a single Brassica napus cultivar Da-Ae chromosome C9, Da-Ae, whole genome shotgun sequence genomic region:
- the LOC106422149 gene encoding putative transcription elongation factor SPT5 homolog 1 — protein sequence MLVLIFPISVVIGGGITTVVCLMQKFVDRGSDLQIRSVVALDHFKNYIYVEADKEAHVKEAIKGMRNIYANQKILLVPIREMTDVLCVESKAIDLSRDTWVRMKIGTYKGDLAKVVDVDNVRQRVTVKLIPRIDLQALASKLDGREVVKKKAFVPPPRFMNIDEARELHIRVERRRDPMTGDYFENIGGMLFKDGFMYKAVSLKSIIAQNVTPTFDELEKFNRPSENGEAEFGGLSTLFANRKKGHFMKGDAVIVIKGDLKNLKGWVEKVDEENVLIRSGMKGLPDPLAVNEKELCKYFEPGNHVKVVSGTHEGATGMVVKVDQHVLIILSDMTKEHVRVFADHVVESSEVTTGVTMILSFWITLVLE from the exons ATGCTGGTACTGATCTTCCCGATAAGCGTGGTGATAGGCGGCGGTATAACGACCGTGGTTTGTCTTATGCAAAAGTTCGTCGACCGAGGATCAGATTTGCAAATCAGATCTGTTGTTGCCCTTGatcattttaaaaactatatttatgTTGAAGCAGACAAGGAAGCTCACGTGAAAGAG gcAATCAAGGGCATGCGGAATATATATGCTAATCAGAAGATCTTACTTGTCCCTATAAGAGAAATGACAGATGTCCTTTGTGTTGAAAGCAAAGCTATTGATCTATCTCGAGATACGTGGGTTAGAATGAAAATCGGGACGTACAAAGGTGATCTTGCTAAG GTGGTTGATGTTGATAATGTGCGGCAGAGGGTCACAGTCAAGTTAATTCCGAGAATTGATCTGCAGGCTCTAGCTTCTAAGCTG GACGGAAGAGAAGTTGTGAAGAAAAAAGCCTTTGTTCCACCTCCACGTTTCATGAACATTGATGAAGCTAG GGAATTGCACATACGTGTTGAGCGTCGGCGTGATCCCATGACCGGTGATTACTTTGAAAATATTGGTGGCATGCTTTTCAAAGATGGTTTCATGTACAAAGCAGTATCATTGAAGTCCATCATTGCTCAGAATGTTACACCAACTTTTGATGAACTTGAAAAATTCAATAGGCCAAGTGAAAATGGAGAGGCCGAATTTGGTGGTCTGTCAACTTTATTTGCAAACAGAAAGAAAGGTCACTTTATGAAGGGTGATGCAGTCATCGTTATCAAGGGGGATCTAAAAAACTTGAAAGGTTGGGTTGAGAAAGTAGATGAAGAAAACGTTCTGATCAGATCAGGAATGAAAGGTCTCCCT GATCCTCTTGCTGTAAATGAGAAAGAGCTCTGCAAATACTTTGAGCCTGGAAATCACGTGAAGGTTGTTTCTGGGACCCATGAAGGAGCAACAGGCATGGTTGTCAAAGTTGATCAACATGTGCTTATCATTCTGTCTGACATGACCAAAGAACAT GTCCGCGTGTTTGCTGATCATGTTGTTGAGAGCTCAGAAGTGACAACTGGTGTTACCATGATCTTGTCCTTCTGGA TAACCCTAGTTTTGGAGTAA